In Camelina sativa cultivar DH55 chromosome 13, Cs, whole genome shotgun sequence, the genomic window ctcagctggttggtcTACTTGCTGCTGAACCGCTTGCGTGTCCCTCGCCTTGTTCGGCTACTCatcacactgcatgtcatcgactCTGGACTCACCATGGTCTGATACCAACACAACTACCTAcgtaggctgataatcaccttgaTGTTCGATCTGTTGCTCAACCCCATAGTTGGTGCACTGATAATGTAGTTGGGGTTGTTGTAACAGTGAGTGTACTGGTTTAGTTCTCATATACATGCTTGTAACGTCTAAACATCTTTTGCACTGTAATGACTGCTATCAAATGACAGAGAAAGCATTTTTAATTCCTTACTTTCATGATTGTTCACACAAAATGAAGGGATCGGGGATGAGTTTAGAGGagtcaaatttttttgtgttataaaatattctaaaatcacccaaagtttaacaataaaatttcatagaatcacatttcatttttaagaaaatatatataaaactcagaaaaataatcaaatcttctaaaaactcaatcaaatctttcaaaattctaaaaaattaaaatcctaccaattcctttaaaatatcaagttcaataccccttccttaaagaaaaaaacctatgtttttttaaaaactattgaAAGATTTATTCagttatttttataagattaaaTTAGGATTTAAAATCATGAGGgataaaaacattttgttatgACATCAGCACACTTTTCTTTCTGCTCCCCTCTGTGTGTCTTTCACTGCTTTCCTCTTCGGTTATTTTACATTGGTCAATGGTTACTCATTTAATTTACTCCATTAGATGATTATATTCTTCGttcctttatttttgttttggttacgACACAAATtcaccacacacaaaaaaagactattcaaattttagaaaaaaaacatataaacatgaGAAAAGTTAACATTCGTTTAGTTAATATCTACAAATCAACTCTTTTGGGTCAATACGTCCCAACATTTTCCATAGACATAAGtgaatcaaaaacaatataGGATTAACATGTTGTCACGATTAGCCCAAAAGTGTGAAGTAGATATATTACCTCAAGTTTTATGAAATGGAACCGTCTCAGATTTTTTCTGAAAGGACCTTGCGaaagaatgaaaaatatatgGGACAATTGCATTTTGTATACCTTTATTTGGTCTTGAATGCAATAGTAGACCTCATATtcgatatttgagaaacatGAACACTAAGGATACTGAAATTACAGTTGGCTCTattacgaccaaacaaaaaacagaagccgaAATGACAGATATAACCCGGAGAAAGTCTGCTATAGATTTCTTTAAGGTAAATTACAAATTGACATAAACtagaagacataaaaatatgtttactccttaattatagtttaaattttaattaaaaaaatataaaaataatttgataaacctaacgaccaaataataaccacataaaCTTCCTGCAttggaataaaacaaatttacgTATAAACGAATCAAATTAAGAGAGGAAAtgctgattaggttaaaattatttgatttaggatttgcttaagtagacttctctgtaaactattggtggttgactttgttatgccatcaactattaattCCTGGGCGTTTGGTCAGAATCGAGAGAACCGAACCGATTAAACCGAGATGTTCGCTTTTCAGCAGCATCTGTGAGAGGATCAACAAACCGATCGGCgaaattaatttggtaattcGGTTACCGGTTCGGCGGGACATAACCGATCGGTTTTAATTAACCGATCGGTTTTAATTAACCGAGTTATACATACCTAATTTTCACTTACCCTAATCCTAATCACTTTCATTTCTTCCTCTACAACGTACtgcatctctctctctggcaATAAGCgattctaaaaccaaaaaaaaattctctctctcaccttcGTTTTCTCCATAGTttctaaaaccgaaaaaaaattCTTGCCAAGTGTGAGGGGTGAGAAGGTTTGCTCAGCCTGTTACTGACCAAGCCGTTGGGAATGGAGTTATTGGTGGAGTCAGACCTGATCAGCAATCGTATGTATAGTTCTTCCTTTCCTTAATTTCATaacttcaaaagtaataaaaaaaaatttgattccttaattttttttgatgattgcCTTGATCTCCCTTTTGATGTCTGCTGCGGTAGTGTCTTTAGCACTTGGGATAAAGAAATAGAATCTGGCTCTTTCCACTTTGACAAGTGTCACGTCTCATAGCATAAGTCTATGCACTTTAACTTATACGAATTATTGTCTTGCTTGTGTGTTTACATACTCAGGTTGCTTTTtttcacaatgaatttgttcATATGATTTACTTGTTGCTATGTTATTTCAGGTTATGGTTGATACTTTTATCGATGAGGATGATGTTTCAAGGAGACAAGGACATGCAGGAAGTGGAGAAGAAAACATAGGGGATGAAAACATAGTGGTTTTGGaacttatttattcttttatgtgtTGTGTCAGTGTGTGATAATTATCAAAGTAATGgtttttttgtaataacatGGATCCTATATTTGTTTCtattataaaatttgtgtttatcagatttcaaattttacaaaattatgacTATTATAAAATTTGTACCAGAGTAGATCTTGTTTCTTTGTCGTTTGGGTCTGATGCTCTCTGTTTTACTTTCGTGTGTAATATCTATCTTTTAAATAATGCAGAGCATCTGTGGAAATGATTTGGGTGTAGAGAATGTATGTCAAATTAGCTATCTTTTTCCACCTTTCTGTCTTTTTCTCTCTAACCCTTGAGGTCAATCCTGCAGTTTTCGTTGCGCGCATATGGGTAACTACCAATCAATGGATAATAACCAATATTGACTATTATTGTTCAGGTCGGTCAACCATGCTTTACCCTATCTTCACCTTTTTCCCACAAACATttaaaaagtttctttcttttttcacttttccaaatacaaacaaaaccaaacaaaccaaccaataattGCTTCTTGTAGAGTTGAAAAAGAGATAAGAAtgcagaaacaaaagaaaaaaaaagacagattcGTCAACTTTTCAATTATACAGACTTCACATAAAATTCCAACATGTTGACTTCCAAAATAAGGctaagttaatgacctaactgtctaagaaaaccaaaaacttgatttttccatatctataatatataatcatgtcaaaaacatatagaagcaagtacataacatatatcaaagaatacaacaagaaaattttaaaaattattcaccaatttgcaataaattggttttcaaattatgacGACTTCATGTTGATATCAACACTTTAGACATAAACTAGCCTCTATGAAGAGACTTCCcttaaagtctattttgtgtgatctatttttgcaattacaatttaataaagcagaCATCGTATGAAGTCTACtaggatagttgacttctttttttgtcttcctttgctaattttttggtcagttttgcaattaaaaacatataacagagTAGACTTCTTAGAAAGTTTCAACAGGTTAATTTCGATTACAGTCtactctggttatttttgcaattgaccaaaccattgacttTGTAGTAGGCTTCTAgctaacaagtagacttcatctatccgtcaactagaaaaagtaaacttcattgtggttagttttgcaattgaccaagtttgacttttgCCAATTAGACTACGTACAAAGTCTCCAGGAatgttgacttcgtttgcagtctgtcgtggtcatttttgggattgaccaacattttaattttttaactagtagacttcttttgtagtcaactaattaattttatattaataatattacggtcaatgcttttatatttttgtcaaccccaaaaatagccactatagaagtctactattttattatcctaagaagacttcgtccggcagtcataactaaaaagtcaagaatttggtcaattgtaaaaatacaccttagtaaACTGCAAACGAAGTATCCGACGGAAAGATTATACTGCAGtctgaaccatatttttttgttttcaaatgaaattaagaagACTGGATTTTcagtctacgggctcgaaattcgataaattttttattgcaaaattgaccacatagtagactttgcatgatattatgacgggtagactaacaaatgaagtctaatttcgcaaaaaaaattaaggaaaatcacgaaatctaccggaaaataaccttatcggtggttgtttcgcaatgtcaagcaccgaggACGTCATCTTTAGTCACCACGAAAGAAACCCAacaccaatttaatcactatccaagaatcatgacatataacaagatgaatgcacttgcaaattttcttggattaaaatggagaggagatggaagaaaatgaaattctCATAGCATTaggtgttatttaagcttacaaattcatgttgttgaagctttaagagcttcaaatttggttgttcatggttgttggaaaattgatggtggtggcacaaccgtaaataaaagaagaagatgaagatatcgatgtaataaatattttagggagaaattcaaataaatcagaaataatggcatttttgtgaatacaatgaatggCCGAAGATTTAATAGggagaaagtggcaaatgttggagagagaaaaatagagatctaacattgcaattgactcaagttaggggTCCAATTTTGCAAGCgtcccaaaatatatatatatatatatatatatatatatatatatatatatatatNNNNNNNNNNNNNNNNNNNNNNNNNNNNNNNNNNNNNNNNNNNNNNNNNNNNNatatatatatatatatatatatatcatgataGGCTTACCAAATATATAGCTaatagatttaaaatatattgcaAGTAAACCCAAATACAGTATttgaaaaatagaaatgaaaaaCGATACGTTTACCTTTTTCTCAGGTGATCGAGAGGCATAAATAAATAGCCATTAAGTTTCTGTCTAAAACGATTATTCCAACATCACCATTAAGTTTCTGTCTAAAACAATGGGGATGAATTTTCTTGATTTACCGGAAGAATGCATCGCCGTTGTGATATCTTTCACCAGCCCCTATGACATTTGCCGTCTCTCTGCTGTCTCTAAATTACTTCGCTCGATAGCCGACTCGGACGCCGCTTGGGAGAGGTTTCTTCCCTCATATTCTCGTATGTATATCGATAATACTTTATCTAGGTTTTCGAACAAGAAGCTCTTCCTTCGCTTATGTGAATCTCCCCTTCTCATCGGCGATGGAAGAATGGTAATTCACATTATAATATGTTCTCTTTGTTTGTCAACAATAGGCCTTatgtgtttttatttcttttatatattgattCTAGAGACTGATTGTTTAAGAAGATGTGATGTGGATGAATGATGCACTCAATTAGTTGAACAAAATTTCTTAAGTTTtctttgaaatctatatatgtagAGCTTTTGGATGGAAATGAGAAGCGGGAAGAAATGTTGGATGTTGTCTGCAAGGAAACTAGAGATTACTTGGGTTGATAGTCCTGAATTCTGGATATGGATGTCGACTCCGGACTCAAGGTTTCATTAGTTTCATCTgcattttttgcttcttttaatCTAAATCTCTCTTGGTGttgattttttattagtttataacaGATTTAAGAAGTTGCGGGGCTTCTGGCGGTGTGTTGGTTTGAAATCCGAGGCAAGATAAGCACATCCCTTCTTTCCAAAGCTACCATTTATGGTGCTTACCTTGTTTTCAAAGAACAAGAAATgagagcttttggatttgagtcTCTTCCTTTGGATGTAAGCTTTCGATCCACAAGAACCGACGTTTATAACGATAGAAGAGTGCTTCTTGAGTCAGGAATGCAAGAGTCTAGAGAGGATGGGTGGTTGGAGATTGAACTCGGTGAATATTATGTAGGTTTTAATGAGGAGGATCTCGAAATGAGTGTTTCGGAGACAAGAGAAGGTGGTTGGAAAGGTGGAATCATCGTTCAAGGGATCGAGATTAGGCCAAAAGAAGTGTTGTGATTCAGTAACTCCCTTTGCAAGTAAAATGTAGTTTGTTGTGTAATATAAAGATAGCAAATGTATACATCTACATTTGTCTTCTCATATCACTGTAAGAGTCATGCATGCATAGTCATgaatttggaatatatatatatacatgcaacCTAGACTGTTGATCATGTTATCAAgacatttgtatttctttgtttctttctcatgAATTTTCTGTGAATTTAATCGGTTAGTAATAATAACTATAAAAGTTATTCcggtttaataataaaattcagtAATCAAAATATACCAAAAGCAAGGTCAAAAGCAAATTTCTATCATTAATTATGGAAATCAAACCATAGTGTGACGGTTCAATGGCGATTCTAATCCCATGAAATAATTGTACCTTCTTCTCACTCACACCACTCAAGAACAGAAACCGAAAGATCCAACCCACCACAGTCTTGCAATGTAAAAACTAATCCTACGCTTCCACAGAAACCGAAGGAGTTCATTTCAAAAGAATAAGGCTACACATCCTCCTAAGCTCCAGTTTAAACTCACACCCGTCTAaactggaaaataaaataaaaaaatcaattttttatattaatctcTAAATAAAACTCGATTATTATAAAAGGAGTTCtaattgattttaagaaaaggTTAGAATCTTTTCAGCAATAATCAGATTTAGTTTTTTAAGGATAAAATTGTTGTTCATTTGCTTGAttgttgagttatctatttataaagaatgaATCCTAGTTTTATGACTTTATATTacgaaaatgttttttttttaaatcattttgttACATATTCATCGTGTAGATTCGGTctaatatttcttttcttttagatcAGTACTATGCTAAGACCATCAACTAAATTctcttattaaaaattaataaaataatataagaaagtGAGAGAAACACAgagaaccgaaccgaacacaaataataaaattctcCCGTTGTAAATGCTCTAACATACCTGAATCTATGGACCAAACTCGTCGCTGGCCGAATTCTCAAACTTTTCGATCTATTCTCGATTGAAactgagaacaaaaaaatgctAAACCACTCTCCTACacaatcagaaaaataaaagcaaaataacaatttttctttgattcgtAATTTTTTAGTTCGTAAATCATAGCACCAAGTCTGAATAATTTGTTCTTAAATGAACATGTGAtcctttgttcaaaaaaaaaaatgaacatgtGATTCGGTCCACTTCCCACCATGTCAGTATACTTTTTCACAAAATAGTGATACAAAACcccaaatttttatatttttttcagcgatagaataaataaaatcaccaaaaattCCCTTTCATTAAATCTTTTGACTTCAAGGACACATTTATAATCAACAAGATCCAAAGACACAATTATAGTAGTTAATCTCTCAATATCAAAATATCATTTGAGTTTGCTTGACGACTTTCATTGAACATATATATCGTTAGATTGActgaaaatatacaaaactaccaagaaaaacaaaaattatcttacttttttatttatttattgtttttaactttgacatttattttgtataaattatatGCGCCATTTGACTACATCTTCATACTTATCCACAATATTATTTCGTTATCTAtcatcaataataatatatgaatctttgAACTCTCTTATATAAAAGCTTTGCGTTTcaatttttctaataattacGTACTgtggaacaaaaaaatcaataaaataaagtcgaatgaatataaattgaaatttccAATTTAATACAGTCAAGACGAAGAAAAATCGAAAACTCtcgtaataaaaataaaataaataatcagaaATTCAAGAGAAAAGCGGAGTAATTTGGAGCTAGTGAGGATGAGTTATCGTTACGAGGCAAGGAAGAGTCAGCTCGGCTGGTGGTTGGAGCTCTGGCGCTCCGGCGGCGACTTGTGGGTCGTGGAGGGAGGAGTGTGGCTGTGATGCGAGTGAGCGCCGCCGTGTATTCTTCAAGCAACTCAGCGGCTATAGCTACTGTTATCATGACGATTTCAAAAGATGCTCTGATGCTTATGATTTGCTTTGACGTCTATTTCAAGAACTCTCTAAACCTTTCTTTTTTATGATCTTGTGTTATTTGCTTGCAAGACAGGAAAATGTGGTTACCTTTAAAGAGATGGtgtcttatttatagagagaGTCTTGGCTCTGAAGCTATAGTGGCCATAAATTTTGGTAGGTTCGTGTCATAAATTATACTAGTCGTCAAATCTACCGACTTTATTGAATTGAATTATTAATttcactattttgttttttcttattcttggGAGTTAGGATTCATTTTTAGTAGTTCATTTTAGATTTTAGCGTCGGGTTTCGAAAATTTgctaaataaacaaatttccGGTAAGAGGTTTTCTCTAATTCATCATAAATAAGCCAAAATCTAACTAATGacctagtaataaaatcttggACCGTAGGAGTtgacaattaaagaaaaatgcATATACGTTAGAACGTAGTTGATCTTGATTAACAAATTATTACAAGAACTTCGCTAAGCGTTTATGGGTTTTTCTAATACTGATAAAACAAACAGTGGCATTAAAAGTAACATACATTTGAATTAAGAACAgttcattttctttattaattaaactttttatgatggttttaatacaatatattgtATTGCAAAACTAAATACAGATCATAAGATGTGCTAATTCTAATTAAACtgattttattgaaatttgaaactaTGACGATGTTCATTAAGTAGGTGATAGAAATGGTGGGATGGGCAAGATGGTGAAGACTAACACCAGAAGAGTCTGAATGTGACGCTATGATTTGGGCAATGCAATTAATGTTGATACGGTGCTACATGATGAAGTTGCACATCGGGATATAACTATCTCCATGTGGCGTTATGATATGATTTTAAATCATTAGAGATGATTCAAATAAGCAAATCcgaaatataaaaacaaacatttggtAATCTTGTTGTTTGTAGAGACGTTTGAATGAGGATAAAATCAATGTTATCGATTGAAATGTATTATAGAAGACGGTTGGACTGACTAGTGTAACTTATGTAGTCCGATCCTAGAGCAGCAGATGCCAAACTGGTGCATCCGATTTGGTAACTACATTTTGTTACGATATAATTTATATTGAatgaaaatataagtaaaagTTTGGTCGACTTAGGCACCTGAGGTTAAACTCAGAACCAGTTTAAACATTAATCGTTACCAGTAAACAATCAATTGGAATAGTCTATTCAACTAAATATTTGCCAATAATTAGTCCAACGACTTGTATGATTGTAGACCCTAGGGGAAATAAAGACATCCTGCGTGATGTGTTACATAAATGAATGCTCATGatgttattaattttattttaaaggaaaataaCAAATGTTCTttgttataatgttttttacttcttttagtaAAAGTAAAACGTGTAGTTAGCATTCATGTTGAAACTATATTTCTTATTCATTTgataatgactttttttttagtttgaatgaTGAGTTTCCAACACCGAATAGTTGGGACATATTATGCtagaattttatgtttttgtaacACAATCGATAATCTTCAATCGTGTTGGTGGATAGATAAGGGCCATggctttataaaaaaaaaaacctcttccGCAACCCGTCAGTTTCAAATTATAGCCATACAAAATTTTGGCACAGTTTGGCCAAAAACATGTGGTGGCAAAACTGATAATAAATAGTGATGTATAGTAATAATTACCATGTAAAAATAGTGTGTTTTATCGaaaaataattaacatgatGTTAAAAGCTCATGTGAAATCCATGTTCTTTAAGAGACAAGTGacgaaaaaaaacaagttcTTTACAATACTTGTATCCATATCTTTTACCAATAAATAGTAGCATTTGGCTATGGAATGAAAATTCGCTAAATTTTTGTCAAGAATTTAAGTagtttaataagtaaaaaagtatgaaaattaatttaatatttggttATATCAAGACTTTGAACTTTAAGGTATTAACAAGAATACATTGAAGTTTTGGGAATTATCACACACACACAGCTGTAAGACATGAAATATGTTCCTGAATCATAATACATCTCCCAATTCTGTGTTTTCATCCCCAACTGAAAGAAAAATACCCATTAAATACATAAAGAAGTCAGGGTGAATAGCATGTTTACAATTCATAACACAATTTCTCCATATAAAGTTTTGGGTTGGCAAGCaatctttcttcattttttatcttCGAACTTTTCCTTTGTCTCAGTTGATAAACATTAATCATGCAATGATCTTGTATTCTTGTTTACGAAGGCAACATTGTGTTTCTCTAAGAGCATCATTACTGACCGTTTCTCTTATTATTGGGGCccaataaactaattaaaaatcaattttttgatcTATTACGCAGAGAATCGATTCTATGGGAGGTAACCTAAGCAACGGCCGTAGCAACGCTACGTGGCCTTTTATGATAGGTAGATGCATAAATATAAAgcgaaaaaatatattttttttttcacttttttctttctttctttcttctccgatcctcctctctcttctctctcaattGAAAAAGGCGAAATCGCCGTAAAACATCATCAATGAAAATTCTAGTttcaatcatcatcaacgaGGATTGGGGTTCCTGTAATCTCCGATCAAAACCAGAGAATTGGGTTTGCTGATGATAACAGACACATATGCATCTCTAGAACGGCGTTTTGCTGCGATTGATTGGGGTTCCTGTAATCTCCGTTCTTGATATCCGATGGTGGTAACGTCGACGTTGAAGatggtgtttttctttttattatttttggatttcaattACAAAAAGTTCAGATTTTGGGGTTAGGTTTTTTTGCtgattttgttcaaaaaaaggTTGAATTTTTTGGAGTTGTTGGAATCAAGTCCccttttttttagttagttatATGTCAGTTTTTGTCTGATTGAGGAGGAATAAGGTTTCTTCCAATGGAGAAAGGgacttgatttttcttttggggaCAAAGCCACGTCTCCTTTTCTTCGAGCCTCATTCGATCCATATgaattggattttgttttttgttttttatttttccatttttttctcaatttgggGGTTTGTGATGGAAGCTAGAAGAACtcaaggtggagaagaagaaggtcacATTTATTTTGGGTTTAGTGGAAAAACGAGTGTTGTAGAATGGGATTTGAATGATTGGAAATGGGATGGTCATCTCTTCGTAGCCAGACAGTTGAATCACGGCTCATCCAACACCTCCTCGGCGTGCTCTGATGAAGCAACTGTTGTTGATATCATGGAGAATatgaataaaagaaaagctGTTACTGTGATAccaatggatgatgatgatactccGAAGCTTACTTTAAATCTTGGTGGTTGTGGTGGTAGTAATATTGCCAAAAAGACTAAATTTGGTGGAGGATTACAGACTCGAGCTTGTCAGGTAGAGAATTGTGGAGCTGATTTTACCAAGGTTAAGGATTACCATAGACGTCATAAGGTCTGTGTCTTTGTGAGATGCATTCTAAAGCTACTAGTGCACTTGTTGGAGGTATTATGCAGCGGTTTTGTCAGCAATGTAGCAGGTATGGGTTTAGATAAAGGATTCAACTTTAGTATTATTGGGTCTTCTTATGTCTCGGTCTCCCTTGTCAGTAATCATATTTGGTTAGATTTGCAGGTTTCATGTGCTTGAAGAG contains:
- the LOC104736481 gene encoding squamosa promoter-binding-like protein 12 isoform X2, with amino-acid sequence MNWILFFVFYFSIFFSIWGFVMEARRTQGGEEEGHIYFGFSGKTSVVEWDLNDWKWDGHLFVARQLNHGSSNTSSACSDEATVVDIMENMNKRKAVTVIPMDDDDTPKLTLNLGGCGGSNIAKKTKFGGGLQTRACQVENCGADFTKVKDYHRRHKVCVFVRCILKLLVHLLEVLCSGFVSNVADLQVSCA
- the LOC109128433 gene encoding uncharacterized protein LOC109128433, which translates into the protein MITVAIAAELLEEYTAALTRITATLLPPRPTSRRRSARAPTTSRADSSLPRNDNSSSLAPNYSAFLLNF
- the LOC104736480 gene encoding LOW QUALITY PROTEIN: putative F-box protein PP2-B12 (The sequence of the model RefSeq protein was modified relative to this genomic sequence to represent the inferred CDS: substituted 2 bases at 2 genomic stop codons), which codes for MGMNFLDLPEECIAVVISFTSPYDICRLSAVSKLLRSIADSDAAWERFLPSYSRMYIDNTLSRFSNKKLFLRLCESPLLIGDGRMSFWMEMRSGKKCWMLSARKLEITWVDSPEFWIWMSTPDSRFHYLXQIXEVAGLLAVCWFEIRGMQESREDGWLEIELGEYYVGFNEEDLEMSVSETREGGWKGGIIVQGIEIRPKEVL
- the LOC104736481 gene encoding squamosa promoter-binding-like protein 12 isoform X1, translating into MNWILFFVFYFSIFFSIWGFVMEARRTQGGEEEGHIYFGFSGKTSVVEWDLNDWKWDGHLFVARQLNHGSSNTSSACSDEATVVDIMENMNKRKAVTVIPMDDDDTPKLTLNLGGCGGSNIAKKTKFGGGLQTRACQVENCGADFTKVKDYHRRHKVCVFVRCILKLLVHLLEVLCSGFVSNVAGFMCLKSLMKEREVVVNVWLGIISVGGKRSCRT